Genomic segment of Phreatobacter oligotrophus:
CCAGATGCGCGCAGTCCACGCGTCGCGCCACGTCGTGCCGGGCCGGGATGGACGGGAAGGCGCGGGTGTCGTCGTTGAAACCCACCGTGTTGTAGAAGCCCGCCGTCTCGATGGCCTGCTGCTTGAAGCGCTTCATGCCCTCGACCGAATCGAAGAACCACCAGGGCGGCCCGAGCCGCAGCGCCGGATAATGGCCGGCCAGCGGGGCGAGCTCGCGCGAATAGGCCGTTTCGTCCAGCGTGAAGAGGATGATGGTCAGCGAGGGCTCGTTGCCCACCGCATCCAGGAGCGGCTTGAGCGCCGACACGTAATCGGTCGGCCCTGGAATGTCGGCGCCCATGTCGCGGCCGAAGCGGGCGAAGATGCCGGCATTGTGGTTGCGGCGGGAGCCCGGATGGATCTGCAGGACGAGGCCGTCATCGAGGCTCATCCTGGCCATCTCGGTCAGCATCTGGCCACGGAACAGGTCGGCCTCCGATGCGCTCACCGGCCCGGCGACGACCTTCGTGAACAGCGCCTCGGCCTCGCTCGCCGACAGGTTCGCTGTTGTGGCCGTGGGATGGCCGTGGTCCGAGGCGGTGGCGCCATGGGCCTTGAAGACGGCGCGCCGCTTGCGATGCGCGGCAAGATACCCCTTCCATGTCGCCGTATCCTCGCCGGTGATGGCGCCGAGACGCGCGAGATTGCCGGCAAAGCCCTCGAAATCCGGATCGACCACGGCGTCCGGCCGGTAGGTGGTAACGACACGGCCGGCCCAGCCCGAGGCGGCGAGCGAGGCATGCCACTTCAGGTCATCGAGCGCGCCCTCGGTCGTGGCGATGACCTCGATGCCGAAGGTCTCGAACAGGGCGCGGGGCCGGTAGGCCGGCAGCTTCAAGGCCGCGTCGATCCGGTCGAAGACGGCATCGGCATTGGCGGCCGAGAGCCGCTCATCGAGGCCGAACAGCGCGGCGAAGGCATGGTCGAGCCACAGCCGCGTCGGCGTGCCGCGGAACAGGTGATAATGCGCGGCGAAGCGCCGCCAGATGGCGCGCGGATCCGTCTCGACCGGCGTGCCGTCGCGGGTCGGCACGCCGAGATCCTCCATCCGCACGCCCTGCGCATAGAGCATCCGGAAGACATAGTGGTCGGGCACCACGAAGAGCGTCGCCGGATCCGGGAAGGCGGCATTCTCGGCATACCAGCGTGGATCGGTGTGGCCGTGCGGCGAAACGATGGGAAGGGTCGCGACCGAGTCGTAGAGCCGCCGGGCAATGGCGCGGGCGGTGGGATCGAGCGGCATCAGCCGGTCGGGTGCGCAGATGCGGCTCGACGGCGCCGGCAGCCTCGAAGGGGTCATGATGCCTCCCGCGCCGGCGGCCGCATCTCCTGCACGGCCTCGCATCCGGCGAGCGGTGGCAAGCTAGTATGGTAGTCGCGCAAGTCAACCGGCGCTTGCCGGGCCGGTCGCGATCCGGCACTCAACGGCCATGACCATCACTCTCGCCCATGGCAACCAGAGCGCCGTCGTGTCGCCCCGCGGTGCCGAACTGACGGCGTGGCGCGCGCGCGGCCACGACCTGCTCTGGCCCGGCGATGCGGCATGGTGGGATCGCTCGGCGCCGATCCTCTTTCCCATCGTCGGCTGGGCGCGGGACGGCCGGATCCGTGTCGATGGCGTGGAGCGCCCCATGGGCGTCCACGGTTTTGCGGCGAGCAAGACCTTCGCCGTGATCGCGCAGGATGCCGGCTCCTGCACCCTGGAACTTTCGGATGATGCCGGGACGCGTGCGGCCT
This window contains:
- the uxaC gene encoding glucuronate isomerase, with amino-acid sequence MTPSRLPAPSSRICAPDRLMPLDPTARAIARRLYDSVATLPIVSPHGHTDPRWYAENAAFPDPATLFVVPDHYVFRMLYAQGVRMEDLGVPTRDGTPVETDPRAIWRRFAAHYHLFRGTPTRLWLDHAFAALFGLDERLSAANADAVFDRIDAALKLPAYRPRALFETFGIEVIATTEGALDDLKWHASLAASGWAGRVVTTYRPDAVVDPDFEGFAGNLARLGAITGEDTATWKGYLAAHRKRRAVFKAHGATASDHGHPTATTANLSASEAEALFTKVVAGPVSASEADLFRGQMLTEMARMSLDDGLVLQIHPGSRRNHNAGIFARFGRDMGADIPGPTDYVSALKPLLDAVGNEPSLTIILFTLDETAYSRELAPLAGHYPALRLGPPWWFFDSVEGMKRFKQQAIETAGFYNTVGFNDDTRAFPSIPARHDVARRVDCAHLAELVCDGRLDEDEAQELAVDLAYRLAKAAYRL